One genomic region from Balaenoptera musculus isolate JJ_BM4_2016_0621 chromosome X, mBalMus1.pri.v3, whole genome shotgun sequence encodes:
- the ZNF275 gene encoding zinc finger protein 275, which produces MGEDAQSQEMAPTSSPTASEHSPEVKQNGDSEGRGGSPRNLPVEHHFACKECGDAFRLKVLLVQHQRIHSEEKGWECGDCGQVFRGVSEFNEHRKSHVAAEPRPGPSRALDEAMEKREQMEREAKPFACEECGKRFKKSAGLSQHLRVHSREKPFDCEECGRSFKVNTLLFRHQKLHTSEKPFACKTCSRDFLDRQEFLKHQRMHTGHLPFDCDDCGKSFRGVNGLAEHQRIHSGAKPYGCPHCGKLFRRSSELTKHRRIHTGEKPYECGQCGKAFRQSSSLLEHQRIHTGERPYACGDCGKAFRGPSDLIKHRRIHSGLKPYECDKCGKAFRRSSGLSRHRRTHSGARRCECSECGRVFKRRSALQKHQPTHRE; this is translated from the coding sequence ATGGGCGAAGACGCCCAGTCACAGGAGATGGCACCCACGAGCTCCCCAACGGCCAGTGAGCACAGCCCTGAGGTCAAACAGAACGGGGactctgaggggaggggagggagccccCGGAATCTACCTGTAGAACATCATTTTGCATGTAAAGAGTGTGGGGATGCCTTTCGGCTTAAGGTCCTCCTCGTGCAGCACCAGCGAATTCACAGTGAGGAAAAGGGCTGGGAGTGCGGCGATTGCGGGCAGGTCTTTCGGGGGGTGTCTGAGTTCAACGAGCACCGGAAGAGCCACGTGGCAGCAGAGCCCCGGCCGGGCCCCAGCCGGGCCCTTGACGAGGCCatggagaagagagagcaaaTGGAGAGGGAGGCGAAGCCCTTCGCGTGTGAAGAATGCGGGAAGAGGTTCAAGAAGAGCGCGGGCCTCAGTCAGCACCTGCGCGTCCACAGCCGAGAGAAGCCCTTTGACTGCGAGGAATGCGGGCGCTCCTTCAAAGTCAACACCCTCCTCTTTCGCCATCAGAAGCTGCACACTTCGGAGAAGCCCTTTGCCTGCAAGACGTGTAGCAGGGATTTCCTGGATCGCCAGGAATTTCTCAAGCACCAGCGGATGCACACCGGCCACCTGCCCTTCGACTGCGACGACTGCGGCAAGTCCTTCCGAGGGGTCAACGGCCTGGCCGAGCACCAGCGCATCCACAGCGGAGCCAAGCCCTATGGCTGCCCCCACTGCGGCAAGCTCTTCCGCAGGAGCTCAGAGCTCACCAAGCATCGGCGGATCCACACGGGCGAGAAGCCGTACGAGTGCGGCCAGTGCGGGAAGGCCTTCCGGCAGAGCTCCAGCCTCCTGGAGCACCAGCGCATCCACACCGGGGAGCGGCCCTACGCGTGTGGCGACTGCGGCAAGGCCTTCCGGGGGCCCTCCGACCTCATCAAACACCGGCGCATCCACAGCGGACTGAAACCCTACGAGTGCGACAAGTGCGGGAAGGCCTTCCGCCGGAGCTCCGGCCTGAGTCGCCATCGGAGGACCCACAGCGGAGCAAGACGCTGCGAGTGCAGCGAGTGTGGCCGCGTGTTCAAGAGGCGGTCGGCGCTGCAGAAGCATCAACCCACCCACCGCGAGTAG